A stretch of the Lactuca sativa cultivar Salinas chromosome 9, Lsat_Salinas_v11, whole genome shotgun sequence genome encodes the following:
- the LOC111896842 gene encoding transcription factor bHLH51 yields the protein MDDCFWSSWKQDAVFEQSSNWDHASNFHQCNASDHGGGGGGGGGGGNRGGEWEDGKGGNASKNHSEAEKRRRDRINSHLATLRNVVSTSDKMDKATLLGKVVEHLKELKSETMELSKMCTIPTDLDEVIIDLDSNIGNSSNNVFIKASVCCDDRPELFSEIKQALQSLRLTMVQAEMTCLGGRIKCNFIFCVTNDTHENEMITLKQSLSRIVSTSSWTASSNYRIKSKRQRFFCSSNYDTNDHS from the exons ATGGACGATTGTTTTTGGTCCTCTTGGAAACAAGATGCTGTTTTTGAGCAATCAAGCAACTGGGATCATGCCTCCAATTTTCATCAATGCAATGCTTCAGATcacggcggtggtggtggtggtggtggtggtggcggcaacCGTGGTGGTGAATGGGAAGATGGGAAAGGAGGAAATGCTTCCAAGAACCATAGCGAAGCTGAAAAGAGGCGTAGAGATAGGATCAATTCACATCTTGCTACTTTAAGAAATGTCGTCTCCACTTCGGATAAG ATGGACAAGGCAACACTATTAGGAAAGGTCGTTGAGCATCTAAAAGAATTGAAGTCAGAAACAATGGAATTAAGCAAAATGTGTACAATTCCTACAGATTTGGATGAAGTAATCATTGATCTTGATTCTAATATTGGGAACTCTAGTAACAATGTTTTCATCAAGGCTTCTGTTTGTTGTGACGATCgaccagaactattttcagagatAAAGCAAGCGCTTCAAAGCCTAAGGTTGACCATGGTCCAAGCTGAAATGACTTGTTTAGGTGGCAGGATTAAATGCAACTTCATCTTTTGTGTCACAAATGATACGCATGAGAATGAAATGATAACATTGAAACAATCTCTAAGTAGAATTGTTTCAACGTCATCTTGGACAGCTTCATCAAACTATCGCATCAAAAGCAAGCGTCAAAGGTTCTTTTGTTCTTCTAATTATGACACCAATGATCATTCATAG